The following nucleotide sequence is from Salvia miltiorrhiza cultivar Shanhuang (shh) chromosome 7, IMPLAD_Smil_shh, whole genome shotgun sequence.
CTTGGCACGATCTTGTCTGCCGTTGCTAGTGTCTGGCTCCCCGTCCCTCACCACGTCCTCTTCGACTTCCTAAGAGACGAGAATCGTAGAAACGAGGTCTCAACTCAAATCACCACTTTCATCACTACTTTAACCTAACCTAACCTGTTTCTTACTAAATTTCTTGGAAAACATCTCTCAGTGGGACATAATGTCTAAAGGAAGCACAGTGCAAACCATTGCAAACCTAGCCAAAGGGCAAGACCGAGGAAACGCAGTCACAACCATGGTGAGACTGAGCCAAAACCACCACGAGAAGGCCACACTTTATACTAACCCCGAGTTCTACGATCATGGTTTCAGGCAATGCAGAACGAAGAGCACAAGATGTGGGTGCTCCAAGATAGCAGCACCAACGCCTACGAGTCAATGATCATCTACGCCCCCGTGGACATCAAAGGGATGCAGTCAGTGATTACGGGCTGCGACTCAAGCAACATAGCAGTGCTGCCCTCCGGCTTCTCGATCCTTCCAGATGGGATCGAGTCGAGGCCGCTGGTGATCACATCCAGGCCGGAGGAGAAGAGCGCAGAAGGAGGGTCCTTGCTTACCATGGCATTCCAGATACTAATCAGCAATGCATCAGCAACAAAACTCTCTTTGGATTCAGTGGAATCGGTTAACATCCTCATATCTTGCACGCTGCAGAATATAAAGACCACTCTGCAGTGTGAAGATTgaagccatttttttttttcatttagttATTATCAGTCAGAACAGAGTAGTACTAGCATTCTTTTTAATCTGTTCTAAAAGGGAACAAATAGGGAATGTATTTTTGCCATAACTAGCAAGCTACTAAGAAGATAGACTACACTACTTTTTGTGTGAAATTGTACATTTATGAAGATTTTGATAGCTTAGAAACATCATCCCATGCTTctgtttccattttttttttttattcttctgATTGGTATGATATTAAGGGCAAATTGACGTCGTTGAATGTGTCTAgtttgctactaatccaaaaATGATGTTATTATTGCAATGTGTCTATTTTTAATCCCTTGTGTTTTTAGTCCTATCTATCTTGTAATAACACTTGGAGCTTCACTTGAAAAAAATTGCCAAAAATCAAGAATTTGCAATCATGGAATTAGTTATGTTGCAATTAAAAATTCTAAAAGACATTTCATCACATGATTCCCAATCAAACTCCCCCAAAATCAGAGCAATCCATCATAAACTCCCACAGATCAAAATTCAACATAACAAACACTGAAAACCACACTACATTAACAGAAGATATAATTTCCAAATACAGCAATTAGATTCCTCGCAgcctcaaaaaacaaaaaattcttacaatttaaaaaacaaatttcAAACTTGGTTCAACTCGGATTCCAAAGGAATCCCGAGGCCCTGCGGCGGCGCGTCGTCCTTGGACTTGGGGGCGGGGCGGGGGGGGACAGGGACAGCCCAGAAGGTCTTGTTCTTGCTGACGGGGCGGCCCTTCTCGAGCTGGACGACGTCGCCGACTTTGAACTGGTTCAAGGGGTCGTGGGCCTggtatttcttcttcttcctcacgcGCCGCTTGTACTTTGGGTGTGGGGCCAGGCGCGTCACCTCCACGGCCACCGTCTTGTCGCTGGCGGCGCACACCACTCTGCCTTGCAGCGTCCTCATTGCCTTGATCACGGGGCGCGCCGCCGCGGGAGgtggagcggcggcggcggcggcgggcctCAAGGGGGCATGGAGGAAGGGGGTGGTGAGGGAGAGGGATTTGAATTGGGATGTTAGAAGCATTGTTGATTGATTTTTTTCTGGGTTCGAATTGGATAACAGAGGTGGGTTTTTGTGTGGGAGTAGCACGACGCCTGGATAAAGTCGCGCATCATATCTAGCGATTTCACTTGCTCAAAAAGCACGACTCCTTCCATTTTGGAAgcgtaaaaaaaaatttgagcaACTCTTCGTGGGtttttttgttatatatttttaattttatttgatttgtatATTGTCGTTTGCTCTAACTGGTTTTG
It contains:
- the LOC130992476 gene encoding 30S ribosomal protein S17, chloroplastic; this translates as MLLTSQFKSLSLTTPFLHAPLRPAAAAAAPPPAAARPVIKAMRTLQGRVVCAASDKTVAVEVTRLAPHPKYKRRVRKKKKYQAHDPLNQFKVGDVVQLEKGRPVSKNKTFWAVPVPPRPAPKSKDDAPPQGLGIPLESELNQV